From the genome of Toxoplasma gondii ME49 chromosome XII, whole genome shotgun sequence:
GCTTCTCCCCCGACAAGGAGctggaaacgcgtttttcctcaACAAGACTCTGTCATGGTCAGATTGTAGTGCGGTCACcctctgcgtgtctccgtcctGGGAAGAGCGAAGCATGACCAGGCGCCTGGCGAAGACTCCCCTCCGTTGCTCTGATTACCCCCGAATCGGTTCAGCAACTGAAAGCCTGATTTTTAGCTACTGGTGAGGTGACTTTTATTCATGAGATACCGCACTGACGTTCGTTTATTGCCGGTAGAAATGGGGGAAACTCAGTTGACAAGCACGGTGAAACAAATGAAGGCCGCATtcaggcgcagagagagcagctcCTGCTCTGCGTGCTTCCGCCGCACATTCTGGCAACTCCAAGGTCGATTCTTTTCAAGTAAGAGTGATCAGCGACTTCATACTGTCGTGACACCCCGCAAGGTGAGAAAGGCCGAGGGCGTGGACGTTTCAAGCGACAAGAATAACCTTGCTGACATGACCACAGGCGTTGCCGGTCCGTTCAGCCCAGTGGGCGCTTCGCGCTCCTTTCTATTGAGATCTTCGTCTCCCCAGTGCAGCGAAACCTCGTCgacgccttctccgtctAGATTTGGGTCACTACCTCTCCACAGACGGGGCGCGTCCGAACGCTGTTCCTCCAGTAGGCATTTGATCGGGGaacctttttcttcctcgttgtcttctcgGTCGCCCTGTTGTCCCCCATCATGCCTGTCTGCGACTCCCTTGCTGTGCGCGCCTAGtgctctgtctttctgtctctctcgttgtttctcttctctggcgGCTCCTCGCTTGCCTGCTGCGTTGCCTGCACCTCGCGCTGGGTCACCAGACACAGGCTCcggtctccgtcgtctcggCGTCCGACTTTTCCagttttcctctgcgtctgctgcgtctgctcGCGTCCGCGACGTCCGCTGGACGCCTACTCAAACTGTCTGTGCTTCATCCTCTCGAGCGTCGTCTCCTGACCACGGGGCCTGGCTGCTATCGCGACCCAAAGGTTGGTGGTTGTTCAACAGCGAGAACTTGTCTTGCTGTTATCCTTTTGACATGCCGCTGagattcctctcctccgtACCTCGCGTGAATCCCTCGAGCCTCCCAGGCGACTGCCACGAAGAGCGCGTTTCCGAAAAAGAATCCGAAAAAGAATCCGAAAAAGAATCCGAAGAACGAATCCCTGAAGAACATCTAGCGCCCGCGCCGCCCCACCGAGCAGATCAGTGTTCACATGACAGCGACGCCTTTCCGGTGTATAGGCAATCCGCCAGTGGACCCGGGGAAAGCtctgaagaagcggaagagacgcTGAGAACAGCAGAACTCGCTTCTGAAGAACCTCGACCACGCCCTCCCCGTCGTCGTCTAGTTAATGTTGTAAACAGAGTTCAGACCAACGACGTATTGAATGGACTGGAGGTGAGGATGAAGCCTTCCCACGGCACCTGCGTTTGTCTGCTCCTCACTGGCTTACATGTACCCATTCAAGATAGTAAGGTTCCTCACGAAAAGCGGATAACTCAGATCCAACGAAGACGTCTTAGTGCGAaggtctgtgtctcttctctcctagTGCCCcgcttgcttctttctcttgggTGGAGCTTCTCGCCTCATCAGATCCCCTCACGCCTCCACGGAGGCTCAAAACGTTCGTAGAGTTTCGGTCTCTCGTTTGTGCCTATCCGGACACCGCTCACATCACCGCTGATTAGCTTTCGTTCATTTCGCAAAAcggtttttctccttcattttctgttttccgctCCTCAGGTCACTGGTTTCGATTGGGAAGGCCGCGGCGTCGTGAGGCTGTTCGTGCGTGCCTGGAGTCAGACTTTTTCGTTTAATTTTTTTCGTGCTCTCCCAGGGGAGAGACTGACTCTTCGTGTGGATCGGACGAAGTCCCGAGAAGGTCGAAAACTCACCGTGTCGCCCCTTGGCACCTGCAAGCCTTGTAAGTTTTTCTCCCGCTGTTCTCGCGTCGCAGCCAACATTTATACGATGAAATCAGATGTATGCCAGCATCCACGCTTGCCTACTTCCAGATGCGTGTATACATCTGCACGCGCATCGACATACTCACGAGCAAAACTGTCCACACacatgtctgcatgcgcctacGTAAATGTCTGCACAGCTGGCGAtacaaagaaagagaagaactcgGACATTGGCTTTAAACCGGATGTCCCATCTACGGAACTTTTTCGTTCTTGCTGAAGTGAATGTGAACACTGTGACAACGCCAGTTGAATCGGACAGCTATTCGTGATTCCCTGTGGCCTATCAACTTTTTCAGTGCATGAGTCTGCGTGCGGTCCGCGCACCAAGTGGTGTCTTGAAAATGCCTCTTGAATAGTCGCCAGTTCTACTTTCAGCCTAGATGCAGCGATGGAGTTAGCCATTGTTTTTACGGTTTGTACTGACCTGATTTCTCAGAGCAAGTAAAGGAGTCCCCTCCATTGCAGCTTGTACCACTCTTCTGCGTGCTTCTCTGGCGTGTGTGTCGTTGCTGATTTCTCATGCAGCTGAAGATGAACGACATCCTCCTTGTCGACATTTTGACCGGCACTGCGGCGGCTGCAGTTTCCTTCATCTTAACTACAAAGCTCAGTTGCGAGCGAAAATGGCGCTGTTGGCGTCAGCTGCTTCGAAAGAAACTGTTGCTGACTCCCAGCTGCAAGGCGTGCTGCGGCCCATCGTGCCGTCACCGAATGATCTgatgtacgtacacctggtTGAAAGGGAGGGCGTCAATCAGAAGAAtagcagaaagaagacaggaaaaagacgaaaaacgaccTCGAGTGGATCTCGAGGGACAGCGAACGCGGTACCAACGGAGAGCGTGGGTACGGAGATGCGTTGGGGAAAAAGTAGAGAGAATCGCAGAATCTGCAAGGCGGAGGGGCAGGCATGTTGAACCGCGTGAGTCTCTGTggcgttttctgtttcatTTCCTATACGTATGCGGTTCGCTGTGCGGGAAATTCTTTGTGTGGATTTGTGAAAAACGCACCAGCTACCAAGCACCTTGGTGCTCGCTCCCTGAAAAGAGTCCatccgaggaagaggaacttTTCTGGGTCTTCCGGCGAGGCGTGAGCGGAATTGCGTGACCACGGTTTCGTTGTCGTTGGGTGTAATGCCGCCGCTCCAGCCAGGCGCCTGTCATTCTTGTCGAGGAGCTGGTGTGGTTACGTTCGCGTAACGTAAGGGAGCCCACAGAGTCGTCAGAGCCGGcaggaaagtgaagaagactgTCGCTGTAAGATACAGACAGCCGAGTACTTTTTGactgctgtacaccacctCCAGCTGGAGCGCTTACGACAGCCGCCACAAGCGTTGGGTTGCTATTTCTCGTTTTGTTTCTGCTGCGTTCCTTGTATTGCGGCTTCCGTGACTTGGTTTTCCGCGTCTCGTAAAGTGCGGTACGAGCATGTGGAGGGCTTTAATAGAAAGACCATTAacctgcagaggcggcgTCGCCTTGCTACCCGGATGGCCTCTCAGTGTGTGCCTCCTGACACACGGAGCCGACCAAGCTGGGCGTTCCCATCTCCGGCTGTGTAGACTCGCTTGCTTGTGTCCCCGACTtggttttctctccaggTACAGAAATCGATCTgacttcttgtttcttctgagGAACGGCCCCCAACTTGGTCACTTTCGCTTTGATTCGCCGCAGGTCGTCGACATTCCACAGTGTCCGAAACTGGTGCCTGCGGGTAAGGCCGGCCCTGAAGGCGTGGAGCtttctttcgcgtcctctTTGGTGCGCGTTTGCATTCCAGAAAACTTGTtcggaagacagaagactTGGAACTCTGAAATCCTCATCTCTGTCTGAACCGCTTGTTTCGGCTTCTTTGTCTGACGCGCGTTCGAGACTCAAACCCAGCAGAGACGTTGTGGCACCCATGACCCTGAGTAGGGCACTAGGTGGGAAATTCTCGCAAGCTCGCTATTTGCACTCTTTGTCAACCAGTCCACTGGACTGCTCGGGGAGCTTTTTCCTCAGGTTTTCTCGATGTcatctctctgcctgtccgTCCCGCCACAAGAGACCGAGCAgcttgtctctcgccttcttctctgttatGTCAGGCATGAGTTCAGTTGCTTCCTCTACAAACAGTGTCATCTTCACTATGTTCTGCCGACAAAGAGAAGTAGAACTTCGATCCAGCGAACAAACGACCTTCTTAGCCAGTAGTCCATCTCGTAGTCAATAATCCTTCCAGAAAACAACTGCTGCTGGAGAACAAACTGCCACTCACAGAACTCTTTTCCTAATGCCGTTGGGGGGGATCCGTGTGCAGTCCtaggtgcatgcgtttcgacCCGGTTTACAAACGTGAGATGTCGTTGTTGTGTCAGTGGGCGTCTGCATCAGGGGAtaatgcgtgtgtgtgtgaactCAACTCCATTCAGACGGGTTTTGAAAATGCAACTTCGATACGGGACAGACGAATTGAGACACCTACCGACGCTTTGACGCATTGGCATGCAGAGTGGGATACTCCGTGGCGTACCGTCGCCTTGGCACCTACAGAGGGggttcgttttccttttcactCTGGCTGAGAAGCgccgttttctgtgttcagCGCGGCGCGTCTATAAGGCCCTCCGAGAGcggctgcttcctctgcttcaagcgaacagagaaatcacaattttcgATCGTCTCTCAGGCCTTGGACTCCTCAAGGGGCTCACGATTCGGTCTGCTGGTACGTGCAGACGACGTCTTGCATTTCCACGGCTCTGGCTCGGCGCAGGAAATCCACTTTTTTGTGGAAACTCTTGAGGCGCCAGAAGAACGAATTGCAGGTGTTGGACTTTTCGTTTTCATCTGctacgcatgcacatacTGTAAAGAACTGTGGACAGGATACTGGACTGTATGTTGAAGCTTGCATGTGTCTGTCTTCACAGTCGCAGATAGCCactcgtgtgtgtgtgtgtgactCGAACGCTAAAACAGTGTATTTCTTCGAACCTGAACCCGAGACTTGCACTCCGGTGTTCATCAGTTTCTCCCATGCGCGCTGACTTCGTTCTAGGTCTACATCGCCTGCATTGCCTCCGTGGAACTGGTGTGCTCTCTCCACCATTCACACGTCGATCAGGTCTTCTTTGTCCTTGTTGATGCCGGTGTCTGCGTGCTGTCTTGTTCGGGTCGGCAAGGTGACTTCCTTTAGTGAATCATTGCGTTTCGTGTCTTCCGTTTTTTTACTTCTCTCATTTCCCTGCAGTCGACCGTGAGGGCGTCGAGCGTGTCCTCTTGGGATTTGAATGCTCGCAAACCGTCACAGGTCTCGAACCTCTTTTGCGTCTTTCTCACAGTCTTTTAGAGGACTGTGGTCCTGCTCTGGCAGGCGTTGTGGCAGTGCCCATGACCAGGTAAGAAACGGTTTCGAGGCTTGTGTAAAACGGAATGCATTTATGTTTTCCTCACTGCGTAATTTTTTGCCGCAGACCGGCAGCGGTACGAGTTACAGGACGTGGATGCACGCGTTAGGTCTCAGGGAATCCATGGGTGACTTTCGAGCTTCTCCGTAGATTCGCGGTCTCGATCAAGCTATCAGGAAATAACTGGCTGGGGCGgccgtcgtctcttctgcttgaTAAGTGGCGTTACCGTGTCCGCTTTGTTCACCTTCTTGACCCCTCAAATGCAGGTCGCCGGAGGGTGGAAAAATAACAACCACGACCTGGAAAAAAGCAACATAAAATAAAAACAGACACCGAATTATTTTAGAAAAATATGGACAAAAGCTCTCCAGGATTGCAGGCGACAGCGGATTCGTCTCGTCGAACATGGGTGCTCTTATCAGTACAAACATGCAGCGTTTCGGGCATCCAGTTTCTCTAGTAGAGCGGGTAGAGATCTTGTCGTGGGGAGTTCGTCTGGAAACTTCAGGGCCATTCTTTTTGTGGTGGCTTTTCTGCGCAGTCCAGGACGAGAGCCTTCCGAGGCAGACCAGGTGGTGCTGGCAGGCGCCGAACACATCGTTCAGAGCTTGGGCGATCTCGGAGATATTCAGATTTCAGGTGAGACACATATCTAGAGAGATGAATAGATATTAGTGGAACTAGATGTTTTCATATTTTtctatatatttatgcgtatatatatttatatacttATTGAAATAATccgtatatatgtgtatatatgtagagtCGCATCTGCATATGTGGAATGAGATGTTTGtgcatatgtgcatatgtgtatgttgTTTTTAGAGTCATACATGTACGATGCGCCACAGCGCAGATTTCGAGTGCCcagtcgttttcttttgcttcgttGTTCCACTCTGTTTTTGTTACCAAGTATGAGGGGAAAAACGGCACTTCACTTCTGGATTCAGGGTCGAGTCAGACACGCCTGGCGTGGTATGTTTGCTTATTATCTTTCTGCGGACTGCGCCTCCCCAGAGGTTCCTCTTCAAGTTTCAGTGAAAGCTTAGCACCCCTCAGTGCCGGTTGCGCACAGAGGAGGACATGGTGGCATCTGTGTACGGGTATACATATTGGGGGTTCCGACGTCGTTTTCATAGGAGCTCTGAGGCTACTAAAGAACGAGGAA
Proteins encoded in this window:
- a CDS encoding hypothetical protein (encoded by transcript TGME49_247740); protein product: MRYRTDVRLLPVEMGETQLTSTVKQMKAAFRRRESSSCSACFRRTFWQLQGRFFSSKSDQRLHTVVTPRKVRKAEGVDVSSDKNNLADMTTGVAGPFSPVGASRSFLLRSSSPQCSETSSTPSPSRFGSLPLHRRGASERCSSSRHLIGEPFSSSLSSRSPCCPPSCLSATPLLCAPSALSFCLSRCFSSLAAPRLPAALPAPRAGSPDTGSGLRRLGVRLFQFSSASAASARVRDVRWTPTQTVCASSSRASSPDHGAWLLSRPKGWWLFNSENLSCCYPFDMPLRFLSSVPRVNPSSLPGDCHEERVSEKESEKESEKESEERIPEEHLAPAPPHRADQCSHDSDAFPVYRQSASGPGESSEEAEETLRTAELASEEPRPRPPRRRLVNVVNRVQTNDVLNGLEVTGFDWEGRGVVRLFVRAWSQTFSFNFFRALPGERLTLRVDRTKSREGRKLTVSPLGTCKPSEDERHPPCRHFDRHCGGCSFLHLNYKAQLRAKMALLASAASKETVADSQLQGVLRPIVPSPNDLMYRNRSDFLFLLRNGPQLGHFRFDSPQVVDIPQCPKLVPAARRVYKALRERLLPLLQANREITIFDRLSGLGLLKGLTIRSAVDREGVERVLLGFECSQTVTGLEPLLRLSHSLLEDCGPALAGVVAVPMTSPGREPSEADQVVLAGAEHIVQSLGDLGDIQISVRTSFPTNALLLERFCSEVLAAAALQPHHVVWDFFSGCGLFSLLLGRRCRKVFAFDNRAANLVELENNLSRNGVENVDGYLADLSSRFTFRALSKRIPSQSDVGECHEEGNLSDSEISATCQGVGAFPQRVPGLYDEKEETRRRQQHLNRVAREALKLLENEGLQSPDEERGHNSADVSVRHSARRALHEDMSNQGRGKEMEQRDHVDEDNDKVEFDGLEPPDVLVLQPPRLGCDKALRRWLRRTTIPRIVYVSRHPPCMFRDIGALTYLGYRLDAVQPIDMFPHSALVMCVASLTYVGRPRNLLPELGDS